A segment of the bacterium genome:
CGAAGGGGCCGAATCGACCCCCACGCGGATCGGGCCGCGAGCGATCTCGCCGGGTCGTGGCCGGCGGTGCGGGCTCAGCGCGGCGGCAGGTTGCGGGCGAGGAAGGCGAGCACGCTCTCGCCCATGATGCGGGCGACGGCAGGCTCGTCGAAGCCTTCGGCGAGCAGGGCGTCGATGACGTGGGCGAGGCCGGTGGTGTCGAACGGGGTCGCGACGGAGCCGTCGAAGTCGGAGCCGAGGCCGACGTGGTCCACGCCCGCGACGTCGACCGCGTGGCGGATCGCCCGAGCGACGGCGCGCGCGCCGCGGCCGCAGATCGCCGTCTCCCAGTAGCCGATGCCGACGAGGCCGCCGGTCGCGGCGATCGCTCGCAGCTGATCGTCGGAGAGGTTGCGGTTGTTGTCGCAGGTGGCGCGGATCCCCGTGTGGGACACGACGACGGGCCGGCCGAGGGCCAGCACGTCGTCGATCGTGTGCGCCGAGGCGTGCGCGAGGTCGACGATCATGCTGCGCGCGTGCATCGCCGCGATCACCTCGCGCCCGAGGGGGGTGAGCCCGCCCTTGGTCGCGCCGTGCGCGGAGCCGCCCACCTCCGTATCGAAGAAGTGCGCCGGCGCCATCATGCGGACGCCCGCCGCGAACAGCATGTCGACGCTGGCGAGGTCGTGCTCGACGACGTGCGCGCCCTCGATGCCGAGGACCGCACCCGTGCGCGACGGGTCGGTCGTGCGCGCGGCGAGCAGCGCCTCCAGGTCGGCGGCCGAGCGCAGGACCGTGAGCGCGCCGCCCGAGCGCGCCGCGACGTCGTCCAGCAGCCGGGCCTGGTGCAGCGCCCGCGCGCGGTAGCTGCCCCAGGTGGCGCGCGGCCAGCCCTGGAACAGGGCGAAGAGCGTGATCGCGTCGGCGGCGCCGTCCTCGTTGCGCTCGATGTCGAGGACGAGGGGCGCGCGCGTGACGATGCCGAAGCCCTGGACGGCGACGTTCCCGGCCTGGAGCCGCGGCAGGTCGACGTGGCCGCGGCCGTGGCGGACGGTGAGGTCACGGCCCCACAGGAGCGCGTCGGCATGGAGGTCGGCGAGCCGCAGCCGTCCGGCGAGGGCCACCGCCGCCGGGCTCGGCGCGCCGGGCTCGTCCGTGACGATGGCGTTCTTCCAGCGGTCGACGAGCGGCGGCAGCCCGGCGACGAGACCGAGCCCCACGACGGCCAGGAGGGCGGCCAGGCCGCCCAGCACCCGCGTCGCCTTCATCGAGCGGGAACCCGGGTTCCCGTGTCGGTTCCCTGGGAACGTGCGTTCCGGCGGCGTGCCGTCGCGAGCGCGCAGGCATCGGCCGGCGGCGGGGGCACGGCGCTTGCTGTGTCGTCGGCAGCGAGGTCACCATGGACGTCACCATCGAGACCGGACCGGCTCCCACCCCAGCCCCTGCCCGGCGCGCCGACGCCGCCCCGTTTCGGCGTCCCCGCCTTCCCGCCCAGCTGGTCGCGCCGAGCTTCCCGCTCGCGCTGGCGGTGGTCGGGACGTCGGTCGGCGTCTTCGTCGCCGGCGGCGTGCTCGCCACCTGGGCGTCCGGCGCCGCGCTTCCGCTCGCCCTGCGCGTCGTGCTGGTGGCGGCGGGGGTCCTCGTCGCCGCGCACGGGGCGCACCTCTGCGGCTTCGTCGGCCACGAGGGCATCCATCTCAACCTGCATCCGAACCGCTGGGTGAGCGTCGTGCTCGGGACGTTCGTCTCGGCGATGACGTCGTTCAGCGCGATCGGCTACGGCATCGCGCACTGGAACCACCACCGCTTCACGAACCAGGGCTCCGATCCGGACGCGCAGCTCTACGCACCGCTGCGCACGTTCTGGAGCCGCTTTCTGCGGGCGCGGGTGAACGGCAACCGCTCGCATCAGCGGAACATGATCCGCATGGCGCTCGGGAAGCCGCTCGCGCTCGGATACAAGCTTCCGTTCAGCGCCCGCGCGCAGCGCCGGCTCGCGTGGATGAACGTCGCGATGCTGGCGCTCTGGCTCGCGACGTACGCCGCGATCGCCGTCGTCGCGCCGCGCTTCGTGATCTTCGGCGTCGTCCTCCCCATCCTCGTCCTCGTCCCGATGTCGGGCCTTCGCGGCTACCTCGAGCACGCGGGCACGCGCGTCGGCCCGTTCCGCGATACCCGCAGCTACGCGGCGCCCTTCTACACTGCTCTCTTCCTCGGCAACAACTTCCATCTGGAGCATCACCTATATCCGGGCGTGCCCTGCTACCGGCTGCCGGCGGTCCATCGCTTCCTGCGCGCGGAGGGCTGGTTCGCCCACTGGCAGTCGCCGATCGAGACGACGGTCTGGGGCGCGCTCCGCCACACGACCGCCGCCTCGCAGTACCCCGACGCCAAGGCGCCCGACTCCGCCGACGACCCGTTCCTCGCCACGGCGCGCGAGCGCGTGTCGGCCGCGGCCTGACGCGCGCCCGTCCGGCGGCGATTCAGGTCTTCTGGTAGAGCTGGATCAGGTTGCCGCAGGTGTCGGCGAAGACCGCCACCACCACCGGCCCCATCGGCGTGGGCTCCATCGTGAACGCCACGCCCTTCGCCTTCAGGCGGTCCACCTCGGCGGCGATGTCGTCGGTGGCGAAGGCCGTGGCCGGGATGCCCTGCGCCAGCAGCGCTTCCTGATAGGCCCTGGTCGCGGGGTTGACGTTCGGCT
Coding sequences within it:
- a CDS encoding membrane dipeptidase, which encodes MKATRVLGGLAALLAVVGLGLVAGLPPLVDRWKNAIVTDEPGAPSPAAVALAGRLRLADLHADALLWGRDLTVRHGRGHVDLPRLQAGNVAVQGFGIVTRAPLVLDIERNEDGAADAITLFALFQGWPRATWGSYRARALHQARLLDDVAARSGGALTVLRSAADLEALLAARTTDPSRTGAVLGIEGAHVVEHDLASVDMLFAAGVRMMAPAHFFDTEVGGSAHGATKGGLTPLGREVIAAMHARSMIVDLAHASAHTIDDVLALGRPVVVSHTGIRATCDNNRNLSDDQLRAIAATGGLVGIGYWETAICGRGARAVARAIRHAVDVAGVDHVGLGSDFDGSVATPFDTTGLAHVIDALLAEGFDEPAVARIMGESVLAFLARNLPPR
- a CDS encoding fatty acid desaturase, coding for MDVTIETGPAPTPAPARRADAAPFRRPRLPAQLVAPSFPLALAVVGTSVGVFVAGGVLATWASGAALPLALRVVLVAAGVLVAAHGAHLCGFVGHEGIHLNLHPNRWVSVVLGTFVSAMTSFSAIGYGIAHWNHHRFTNQGSDPDAQLYAPLRTFWSRFLRARVNGNRSHQRNMIRMALGKPLALGYKLPFSARAQRRLAWMNVAMLALWLATYAAIAVVAPRFVIFGVVLPILVLVPMSGLRGYLEHAGTRVGPFRDTRSYAAPFYTALFLGNNFHLEHHLYPGVPCYRLPAVHRFLRAEGWFAHWQSPIETTVWGALRHTTAASQYPDAKAPDSADDPFLATARERVSAAA
- a CDS encoding VOC family protein is translated as MRIELCALHVDDQEKVLRFYTDGLGFRKARDIPAGAFRWISVVSPQGHGDVELVLEPNVNPATRAYQEALLAQGIPATAFATDDIAAEVDRLKAKGVAFTMEPTPMGPVVVAVFADTCGNLIQLYQKT